One Pseudanabaena sp. FACHB-2040 DNA window includes the following coding sequences:
- a CDS encoding DUF2949 domain-containing protein, translating to MSASKLNRLIEYLKETLAVPTDAIALGLRQAGQATNLLPMVLWQYGLISTRQLNQVFDWMEHP from the coding sequence ATGTCAGCCTCGAAGCTCAACCGCCTGATTGAATACCTAAAAGAGACGCTGGCAGTGCCAACCGATGCGATCGCACTGGGACTGCGCCAAGCAGGTCAGGCAACGAATCTGCTGCCGATGGTGCTGTGGCAGTATGGGCTGATCAGCACCCGGCAACTCAACCAAGTCTTTGACTGGATGGAGCACCCGTAA